In Erythrobacter sp. F6033, a single genomic region encodes these proteins:
- a CDS encoding acylase, translating to MRTWFARTGFAVAVLVLIVAIVLMTWEPIAAGSGKAPPERTYSAEIIRDEFGVPKIYGKTDADVAFGVAMAQAEDDFFTLQDVVAMSRGRYGAIAGEEGATFDYVYHLLDARGTAEREYPKLPEDSRALFEAFAAGLNQYADEHPDEVKLTNLFPVNGEDVAAGFVLRQPFFYGLANVVGPLVAGDDLRREFGPDIPGFPRDGSAPAKEAGTEDMAMKGVHPLPWGDDAGMLGSNAWAVSPEKSGGPTTLISNSHQPLRGGVAWYELTVESEEGWHFTGANFPGSPFPFLGHNRHLGWTNTVNRPDMADIYKLEMNEAGDQYRLDGEWRDLETKTVFLPVRMGPLVLPIPRKIHRSVHGPVIENDNGFFAVRYGGMDSVDQLDAYYRINKATNFEEWQTQMARMAIPSTNFIYADEAGNIAYIYNAAIPDRPEDVKANWRSVLDGNRSDLIWEGAVNYEELPKVINPSSGWLYNANNEPYTAAGAGDDIDPESISPILGVELKQTNRSRRAYKLLSESSLLDRENLERIKYDMAYEREGYVADMFDGLEAMEFPPRMKDTGQFELERARDLLLEWDFTADNEGPADALALLMIRDFMSAEYQNKGEAPDVKEHLTTAVEHLMEHFGRIDPPMGDLLRLRQGDVDLPLDGGSDTLRASTTWEVHDDGRLSLVHGDSFIQWVEWTDGEPVFSRSIQPFGAAITRPESPHHTDQMQLFVDHKLKPVYFWREDVIANAKQRYTVSNGD from the coding sequence ATGCGTACTTGGTTTGCACGGACCGGCTTTGCTGTTGCCGTATTGGTTTTGATCGTCGCGATCGTATTGATGACATGGGAACCGATTGCAGCGGGAAGCGGCAAGGCTCCGCCAGAACGCACCTATTCAGCCGAGATCATCCGTGATGAATTCGGCGTTCCCAAAATCTACGGAAAGACCGATGCCGATGTCGCTTTCGGTGTCGCAATGGCTCAGGCGGAGGATGACTTCTTCACATTGCAAGACGTGGTTGCGATGAGCCGCGGGCGTTACGGCGCGATTGCAGGCGAAGAAGGCGCGACCTTCGATTATGTCTATCACCTGCTCGATGCACGTGGCACGGCGGAGCGGGAATATCCTAAACTTCCAGAAGACAGCCGCGCATTGTTTGAAGCGTTTGCTGCGGGTCTCAACCAATATGCAGACGAGCATCCTGACGAGGTCAAACTCACCAATCTCTTCCCGGTAAACGGAGAAGATGTGGCGGCAGGCTTCGTCCTGCGCCAGCCGTTCTTTTATGGCCTCGCCAACGTTGTCGGACCACTGGTTGCGGGTGATGATCTGCGCAGGGAATTCGGCCCGGACATTCCCGGCTTCCCTCGCGATGGCTCTGCGCCGGCCAAGGAAGCGGGTACAGAAGATATGGCAATGAAGGGCGTCCACCCGCTGCCTTGGGGTGATGATGCGGGCATGCTCGGTTCCAACGCTTGGGCCGTATCGCCGGAAAAATCGGGCGGACCGACCACGCTCATTTCAAACTCGCACCAGCCGCTACGCGGCGGCGTGGCATGGTATGAGCTGACCGTTGAAAGCGAAGAAGGCTGGCACTTCACTGGAGCGAACTTCCCCGGATCGCCCTTCCCGTTTCTGGGCCATAACCGGCACCTAGGCTGGACCAACACGGTGAACCGCCCCGACATGGCCGATATTTACAAGCTGGAGATGAATGAAGCGGGCGATCAATATAGGCTCGATGGCGAGTGGCGCGATCTCGAAACGAAGACGGTGTTCCTGCCCGTGCGCATGGGTCCGTTGGTGCTGCCGATCCCTCGCAAGATTCACCGCAGCGTACACGGGCCGGTGATCGAAAACGATAACGGCTTTTTCGCGGTCCGCTATGGCGGGATGGACAGTGTCGATCAGCTCGACGCCTATTATCGCATCAACAAAGCGACCAATTTCGAAGAATGGCAGACGCAGATGGCCCGCATGGCGATCCCGTCGACCAACTTCATCTACGCAGATGAAGCGGGCAACATTGCCTATATCTACAACGCGGCGATCCCTGATCGTCCCGAAGATGTGAAGGCCAACTGGCGCAGCGTTCTCGATGGCAATCGCAGTGACCTGATCTGGGAAGGCGCGGTCAATTACGAGGAGTTGCCGAAGGTTATCAATCCATCCTCCGGCTGGCTCTATAACGCCAACAATGAGCCCTACACCGCCGCCGGAGCAGGCGATGACATTGATCCCGAAAGCATCTCGCCCATTCTCGGCGTAGAGCTGAAACAAACGAACCGCTCGCGCCGCGCTTACAAGCTGTTGTCAGAATCAAGCCTGCTTGACCGCGAAAATCTTGAGCGGATTAAATACGACATGGCTTACGAACGCGAAGGCTATGTCGCAGACATGTTCGACGGGCTTGAAGCGATGGAATTTCCGCCTCGCATGAAAGACACAGGCCAGTTTGAATTGGAGCGCGCCCGCGATCTGCTCCTCGAATGGGACTTCACCGCTGACAATGAAGGCCCAGCCGATGCGCTCGCGCTGCTGATGATCCGCGACTTTATGTCCGCCGAATATCAGAATAAAGGCGAAGCGCCCGATGTGAAAGAGCATCTGACCACAGCAGTCGAACATCTGATGGAGCATTTTGGCCGGATTGATCCGCCGATGGGCGACCTTCTCCGCCTGCGCCAGGGCGATGTCGATCTGCCGCTTGATGGCGGGTCCGATACTCTGCGCGCATCCACCACGTGGGAAGTGCACGATGACGGGCGTCTCAGCCTCGTTCATGGTGACAGCTTCATCCAGTGGGTTGAATGGACCGATGGCGAGCCTGTGTTCTCGCGCTCAATCCAGCCATTCGGCGCCGCAATCACGCGGCCTGAAAGTCCGCATCACACCGACCAGATGCAGCTGTTCGTCGATCACAAATTGAAGCCGGTCTATTTCTGGCGCGAAGACGTGATCGCTAACGCAAAACAGCGATACACTGTGAGCAACGGGGACTGA
- a CDS encoding pitrilysin family protein, producing MSVLKAGTRLATTSLAAIALATVAPITPALADDHASEQAATGDLTDLVAQVAIPYEEFELENGLTVIVHEDRKAPVVGVAVWYNVGSKDEPTGKTGFAHLFEHLMFNGSENAPADYFQYLQEMGATDYNGTTNFDRTNYFQTVPRPALERALWLESDRMGYLLGAVTQEKLDNQRGVVQNEKRQGDNQPGGLVFYEILDKMFPEGHPYGHSVIGSMADLDSASMEDVRNWFRDKYGPNNATVVLAGDISAAEARPMMEKWFGPIARGPVNNPAQAEIPVLPENIRSVMKDQVAATTVTKYWPVPGITSDELTALNIGASVFGGLASSRLDEILVRDEQLAVGVSAGNFDFQRVGILTVSATLKPGGDLAELEARLDQLIAEYIAEGPNEDEVRRAATSRLAGTIRGLEQVGGFGGKAVTLARGEVLAGDPANYKKNFDVLATLTPADVKAAMQNWMTRPSFTLVLEPGERDDSYEEAASVETAEAAEDAAPADNTLTVSVERTAPPIDTLATLDFPDLQRTTLANGMQMTYAQRDAVPATYVTMSFNAGSAADPTDMRGLEDLTMSLFDEGTADMSSQEIAEERERLGLTIGTGGGADRSTFTLSALSSNLTPSLELMSSIIRNPAFNEADLERVRTQTVTGIRQQLKSPQGIARRAIGPEIFGSDHPYGESSSVASVSSITRDDLFGFKDSWIRPDNGEVFVISDRPMAEVANALNAVFGDWSAPEAAKGTKSFASTGQATAGNRIILINRPNSPQSVIVGAQLTGLDASDENYIDFTNANNSLGGNFLARLNMNLRETKGWSYGVRGGPQAQENAVVYAISGGVQQDQTGPSVAEMIRETKEFLSTNGVTPEELERNVAAEVGELPGRFETSPAVLGAMRSNALYNRPDDYYETLVEKYQSQTAESLDAAAREALDVENFVWVVVGDAAQVQGQLEELGLPLEVRELPTEE from the coding sequence ATGTCCGTTCTAAAAGCAGGCACACGCCTTGCCACCACCAGTCTTGCCGCAATCGCGCTGGCGACCGTCGCACCGATCACGCCCGCATTGGCCGATGACCATGCAAGCGAACAGGCCGCGACCGGCGATCTGACCGATCTCGTCGCGCAGGTTGCGATTCCTTACGAAGAATTTGAACTCGAAAACGGCCTGACCGTGATCGTTCACGAAGACCGCAAAGCGCCCGTTGTCGGCGTCGCCGTCTGGTACAATGTCGGCTCCAAAGACGAACCGACCGGCAAAACCGGATTTGCCCACCTGTTCGAACACCTGATGTTCAACGGATCGGAAAACGCCCCTGCTGACTACTTCCAGTACCTGCAGGAAATGGGCGCGACCGATTACAACGGTACGACCAATTTCGACCGTACGAACTATTTCCAGACCGTGCCCCGCCCTGCGCTTGAACGCGCGCTATGGCTGGAAAGCGACCGCATGGGTTATCTGCTCGGCGCGGTGACACAGGAAAAGCTCGATAACCAGCGCGGCGTTGTCCAGAACGAGAAACGTCAGGGCGATAACCAGCCGGGCGGCCTCGTATTCTATGAAATCCTCGACAAGATGTTCCCCGAAGGCCACCCGTACGGCCACTCGGTCATCGGCTCGATGGCGGACCTCGACAGTGCGTCGATGGAAGATGTGCGTAACTGGTTCCGCGACAAATACGGCCCGAACAACGCGACCGTTGTTCTCGCCGGAGACATCTCGGCGGCGGAAGCCCGCCCGATGATGGAAAAGTGGTTTGGCCCGATCGCGCGCGGTCCGGTCAACAATCCGGCTCAAGCTGAAATTCCGGTTCTGCCTGAAAACATCCGCAGCGTGATGAAAGATCAGGTCGCAGCGACAACCGTGACTAAATACTGGCCGGTTCCGGGCATCACCAGTGACGAGCTGACCGCACTCAATATCGGCGCCAGCGTCTTTGGCGGTCTCGCATCCAGCCGTCTCGATGAAATCCTTGTGCGTGACGAGCAATTGGCCGTTGGCGTATCGGCTGGCAATTTCGACTTCCAGCGCGTCGGCATCCTGACTGTCAGCGCAACGCTCAAGCCGGGCGGTGATCTGGCTGAACTCGAAGCGCGTCTCGATCAGTTGATTGCAGAATATATCGCGGAAGGTCCGAACGAAGACGAAGTGCGCCGCGCGGCAACCAGCCGCCTTGCTGGCACTATTCGCGGTCTTGAACAGGTCGGCGGGTTCGGCGGCAAAGCGGTTACGCTTGCTCGCGGAGAAGTGCTTGCTGGCGATCCGGCGAACTACAAGAAGAACTTCGATGTTCTCGCCACGCTCACTCCGGCTGATGTGAAAGCCGCGATGCAGAACTGGATGACCCGTCCGTCCTTCACTCTGGTGCTTGAGCCGGGTGAGCGCGATGACAGCTACGAAGAAGCAGCCAGCGTCGAAACAGCGGAAGCAGCGGAAGACGCCGCCCCTGCTGACAACACGCTGACCGTTTCGGTAGAGCGCACTGCTCCTCCGATCGACACGCTTGCCACTCTCGACTTCCCCGATCTGCAGCGCACCACGCTCGCGAACGGAATGCAGATGACATATGCGCAGCGCGACGCTGTCCCTGCGACCTATGTCACCATGTCGTTCAATGCAGGCAGCGCGGCTGATCCAACCGATATGCGCGGTCTCGAAGACCTGACCATGTCGCTGTTCGACGAAGGCACCGCCGATATGTCGAGCCAAGAAATCGCCGAAGAGCGTGAGCGTCTAGGCCTGACTATCGGTACTGGCGGCGGCGCAGACCGTTCGACCTTCACTCTGTCGGCGCTGTCATCAAACCTGACACCGTCGCTTGAGCTGATGAGTTCGATCATCCGCAACCCTGCCTTCAACGAAGCCGATCTGGAGCGCGTGCGCACCCAGACCGTCACCGGCATCAGGCAGCAGCTTAAATCGCCGCAAGGCATTGCTCGCCGCGCAATCGGCCCGGAAATCTTTGGTAGCGATCACCCCTATGGTGAGAGCAGCAGCGTTGCGAGCGTCAGCTCGATCACACGCGATGATCTGTTCGGCTTCAAAGACAGCTGGATCCGTCCGGACAATGGCGAGGTTTTTGTGATCTCTGATCGTCCGATGGCCGAAGTTGCCAATGCTCTCAACGCTGTGTTTGGCGATTGGTCAGCACCTGAAGCTGCGAAAGGCACCAAATCCTTCGCAAGCACCGGACAAGCCACAGCGGGCAATCGCATCATCCTGATCAACCGCCCGAACTCGCCGCAAAGCGTAATCGTCGGCGCGCAGCTGACCGGTCTGGATGCGAGCGATGAGAACTACATCGACTTCACCAACGCCAACAATTCGCTTGGCGGAAACTTCCTCGCGCGGCTCAATATGAACCTGCGCGAGACGAAGGGTTGGAGCTATGGCGTTCGCGGCGGGCCTCAAGCTCAGGAAAACGCGGTTGTCTATGCGATTTCGGGCGGGGTCCAGCAGGACCAAACCGGCCCCAGCGTCGCCGAGATGATCCGTGAAACGAAAGAGTTCCTGAGCACCAATGGCGTTACGCCAGAAGAACTGGAGCGCAATGTCGCCGCCGAAGTCGGCGAATTGCCTGGACGTTTCGAAACCTCGCCAGCTGTCTTGGGCGCGATGCGCAGCAATGCGCTCTACAACCGCCCGGACGATTATTACGAAACGCTGGTTGAGAAGTATCAGTCGCAGACTGCGGAAAGCCTCGATGCGGCAGCGCGCGAAGCGCTCGACGTTGAAAACTTCGTCTGGGTTGTCGTTGGCGATGCTGCCCAAGTGCAAGGTCAGCTCGAAGAGCTAGGCCTACCTCTGGAAGTGCGCGAACTGCCTACCGAAGAGTGA
- a CDS encoding SDR family NAD(P)-dependent oxidoreductase has translation MATILITGATDGIGLETAKQLATRGHNLLLHGRSTEKLDAAVAVVRDASPHAKVQTYRADFTDLAQVAAMAWRIVEEHETLDVLINNAGVLKLPQPVLASGHDARFVVNTFAVDVLTSGLLPIIPQQGRVVTLSSAAQSPVDTDLMTSKRSDAEAMDAYAQSKLAVTMWSRAMALAHPQGPAFIAVNPGSLLASKMVREGFGVAGKDLSIGADILVRSAEDAEFEGMSGRYFDNDARDWGRPHPHAEDDARSDKLAQLIRETAASLL, from the coding sequence ATGGCGACTATTCTGATTACCGGTGCAACAGATGGTATCGGCCTTGAAACGGCGAAGCAGCTGGCAACTCGCGGCCATAATCTCTTGCTCCACGGACGTAGTACGGAAAAACTGGACGCAGCTGTTGCCGTGGTTCGGGACGCATCCCCGCACGCAAAAGTGCAGACATACCGCGCGGACTTCACTGATCTTGCTCAGGTCGCGGCGATGGCCTGGCGGATTGTGGAGGAGCATGAGACGCTCGATGTACTAATCAACAATGCAGGCGTCCTGAAATTGCCTCAACCGGTTCTCGCGAGCGGGCACGACGCGCGGTTTGTCGTGAACACCTTTGCTGTTGATGTGCTGACATCCGGCTTGCTCCCGATCATACCGCAGCAAGGGCGCGTGGTGACACTGTCCTCCGCTGCGCAGTCTCCTGTCGATACCGATCTGATGACCAGCAAACGGAGCGACGCAGAGGCGATGGATGCCTATGCGCAAAGCAAGTTGGCGGTGACGATGTGGTCGCGCGCTATGGCTCTTGCGCATCCGCAAGGCCCAGCCTTTATCGCGGTCAATCCCGGCTCTCTGCTGGCGAGCAAGATGGTTCGTGAGGGATTTGGCGTTGCTGGCAAAGACTTGTCAATTGGCGCTGACATTCTGGTGCGTTCAGCCGAAGATGCCGAGTTTGAAGGCATGAGCGGACGGTATTTTGACAATGATGCGAGGGACTGGGGCCGCCCTCATCCGCATGCGGAGGATGACGCGCGTTCAGATAAACTGGCTCAGTTGATCCGGGAAACTGCTGCCTCGCTGCTCTAG
- a CDS encoding META domain-containing protein, producing the protein MIGRISAVIGGAMLLSACQSYGPPPHPLDDTSWRLADVETSGTSTQLTQELSSRHRLTFRDGGRLVLQLDCNRGNADWSASMPQVGNGSISIGPVASTKALCPRPTYGEELAAELPTANGFTLTPDGSSLIIRASEAVYVFARD; encoded by the coding sequence ATGATTGGAAGAATAAGCGCAGTCATTGGCGGAGCGATGCTCCTGTCAGCGTGTCAAAGCTATGGACCTCCACCCCACCCTCTGGATGATACGAGCTGGCGGTTGGCGGATGTCGAAACATCCGGAACTTCCACGCAATTGACGCAGGAGCTATCCTCCCGCCATCGGCTGACATTCCGCGATGGCGGCCGGCTGGTTCTGCAATTGGACTGTAACCGGGGCAATGCGGATTGGTCCGCATCCATGCCGCAGGTTGGCAATGGATCGATTTCGATTGGCCCGGTGGCCTCAACGAAGGCGCTGTGCCCTCGCCCTACTTACGGTGAAGAACTCGCAGCGGAATTGCCGACCGCAAATGGCTTTACGCTCACCCCGGACGGCAGCAGCCTTATTATCAGGGCAAGCGAGGCGGTTTACGTCTTCGCCCGCGACTAA
- the gatB gene encoding Asp-tRNA(Asn)/Glu-tRNA(Gln) amidotransferase subunit GatB → MSKYIVQGQTGDWEVVIGLEVHAQVTSKSKLFSGAATEFGAEPNSQVSLVDAAMPGMLPVPNAECIRQAVRTGMAIEAEIHKWSRFDRKNYFYADLPQGYQISQLYHPIVGEGQLVIDADDKGGIPEDKVIGIERIHVEQDAGKLMHDQHPTMSYVDLNRSGVALMEIVSKPDMTSPAEAGAYVRKLRSILRYVGSCDGNMEEGSMRADVNVSVRKVGDPELGTRTETKNVNSVRFVMQVIEYEANRQVDVLESGGSVDQETRLFDVATGTTRTMRSKEDAHDYRYFPDPDLLPVVLEDDFLTECRASLPELPDAKRARYEGELGLTAYNARELTAEVETFARFETLLGVVAAKIGKPEAKVATQVANWTLSVAPGVVKGLGDEANLANSTPEAQAAILSMQDKGEISGSQAKEIYEIVLKEGGEPEAIADAKGLKQVSDTGAIEAAIDEILANNEDKVEQYKGGKDKLFGFFVGQTMKAMQGKANPGVVNQILKDKLG, encoded by the coding sequence ATGAGTAAGTACATAGTTCAAGGACAGACCGGCGATTGGGAGGTTGTAATCGGCCTCGAAGTGCACGCGCAGGTCACATCCAAGTCCAAGCTGTTCAGCGGCGCTGCGACCGAGTTTGGCGCGGAGCCGAACAGTCAGGTCTCCCTCGTCGATGCGGCGATGCCGGGCATGCTGCCCGTGCCCAACGCGGAATGCATCCGTCAGGCGGTGCGTACTGGCATGGCGATCGAGGCGGAAATCCACAAATGGAGCCGGTTCGACCGCAAGAATTACTTCTACGCCGATTTGCCGCAGGGTTATCAGATCAGTCAGCTTTACCACCCGATTGTCGGTGAAGGTCAGTTGGTCATCGATGCTGATGACAAGGGCGGCATTCCCGAAGACAAAGTGATCGGGATTGAGCGCATCCATGTCGAGCAGGATGCGGGCAAGCTGATGCATGATCAGCACCCGACCATGTCCTATGTCGATCTCAACCGCAGCGGCGTTGCGCTGATGGAAATCGTGTCAAAGCCGGATATGACCTCGCCTGCCGAAGCGGGCGCTTACGTGCGCAAACTGCGCAGCATCTTGCGCTATGTCGGATCGTGCGATGGGAATATGGAAGAAGGCTCAATGCGGGCCGACGTCAACGTCTCCGTGCGCAAGGTCGGTGATCCTGAGCTGGGCACACGGACCGAGACGAAGAACGTCAACTCCGTGCGTTTCGTCATGCAGGTCATCGAATACGAAGCGAACCGTCAGGTTGATGTTCTGGAAAGCGGCGGCAGCGTCGATCAGGAAACACGCCTGTTCGATGTCGCGACCGGCACAACACGGACGATGCGCTCCAAAGAAGACGCGCATGATTACCGCTATTTCCCTGACCCCGATCTGCTTCCCGTGGTTCTGGAGGATGATTTCCTTACGGAATGCCGCGCCAGCCTGCCCGAACTGCCCGATGCGAAGCGCGCGCGGTATGAAGGCGAGCTGGGTCTGACAGCGTATAACGCCCGCGAATTGACCGCCGAAGTTGAAACCTTTGCGCGGTTTGAAACGCTGTTAGGAGTGGTGGCTGCAAAGATCGGCAAGCCCGAGGCCAAGGTTGCGACGCAAGTGGCAAACTGGACACTTTCGGTCGCACCCGGCGTTGTGAAAGGGTTGGGCGATGAAGCCAACCTCGCCAATTCCACGCCTGAGGCGCAGGCCGCTATCCTTTCGATGCAGGATAAGGGCGAAATCTCCGGCAGTCAGGCAAAAGAGATTTACGAGATCGTCCTGAAAGAAGGCGGCGAGCCTGAGGCTATCGCCGATGCGAAGGGCCTGAAACAAGTCAGCGACACCGGCGCGATTGAAGCCGCCATCGATGAAATTCTCGCGAATAACGAGGACAAGGTCGAACAGTATAAGGGCGGCAAAGACAAGCTGTTCGGTTTCTTCGTCGGTCAAACGATGAAGGCGATGCAAGGCAAAGCCAATCCGGGCGTCGTGAACCAGATCCTGAAAGACAAGCTCGGCTAA
- the gatA gene encoding Asp-tRNA(Asn)/Glu-tRNA(Gln) amidotransferase subunit GatA, translated as MTDLTSLGVKAIRDGVRGGDFTAREVAESFNAAVAEAAALNAFIVTTPDHALAAADAADKARADGKELAAMAGVPIGMKDLFATKGVQTTAASHILEGFTPQYESTVSQNLWDAGAGMLGKLNLDQFAMGSSNETSFFGNVSSPWQKSGSNAAMSPGGSSGGSSSAVAARIAPAATGTDTGGSIRQPAAFTGICGIKPTYGRCSRWGVVAFASSLDQAGPMARSVEDCAIMLGAMAGFDAKDATSLKMDVPDWEAALDADLKGKKVGIPKEYTMEGTDQAILDSWEQGKAWLKDAGAEIVDISLPHTKYALPAYYIIAPAEASSNLARYDGVRYGLRDLPEGAGLQDMYAETRAAGFGDEVKRRILIGTYVLSAGFYDAYYTQAQKVRTLVAQDFEKAWAHCDVILAPTTPTASFPLGSLNDDPLTMYLNDVFAVPASLAGLPAMSVPATINADGLPLGLQLVGKPFDEQMVLNAGLAIQQRSGFDHAPAKWW; from the coding sequence ATGACTGACCTGACCTCTCTCGGTGTCAAAGCCATCCGCGACGGTGTTCGCGGAGGAGATTTCACCGCGCGCGAAGTCGCGGAAAGCTTTAACGCAGCCGTGGCGGAAGCCGCCGCGCTCAACGCCTTTATCGTCACCACGCCCGATCACGCGCTGGCCGCAGCCGATGCCGCCGACAAAGCGCGTGCCGATGGCAAGGAATTGGCCGCGATGGCCGGCGTGCCGATTGGCATGAAGGATCTGTTCGCGACCAAAGGCGTGCAGACCACCGCCGCCTCACACATCCTCGAAGGGTTTACCCCGCAATACGAGAGCACCGTCTCGCAGAACCTGTGGGATGCGGGCGCGGGTATGCTGGGCAAGCTGAACCTTGACCAGTTCGCGATGGGCAGCTCGAACGAGACAAGCTTCTTTGGCAATGTTTCCTCGCCGTGGCAGAAATCGGGCAGCAATGCCGCGATGTCGCCGGGCGGCTCATCTGGTGGTTCGTCGTCGGCAGTGGCAGCGCGGATTGCGCCTGCCGCGACCGGCACAGACACGGGCGGTTCGATCCGTCAGCCGGCGGCCTTTACTGGCATTTGCGGGATCAAGCCGACCTATGGCCGCTGCTCGCGCTGGGGCGTGGTGGCGTTTGCCTCCTCGCTCGACCAAGCCGGTCCGATGGCGCGCTCGGTTGAAGATTGTGCGATCATGCTCGGCGCGATGGCTGGTTTTGACGCGAAAGATGCCACTTCGCTGAAAATGGACGTTCCCGATTGGGAAGCTGCGCTCGACGCAGACCTCAAAGGCAAGAAAGTCGGCATTCCCAAAGAATACACGATGGAGGGCACCGATCAGGCGATCCTCGATAGCTGGGAGCAGGGCAAAGCGTGGCTGAAGGATGCAGGCGCTGAGATCGTCGACATCTCGCTGCCGCACACGAAATACGCGCTGCCGGCCTATTACATCATCGCCCCGGCAGAGGCGTCTTCCAACCTCGCGCGCTATGACGGCGTGCGATACGGTTTGCGCGATCTGCCAGAGGGCGCTGGCCTGCAAGATATGTATGCCGAAACCCGCGCGGCTGGCTTTGGTGACGAAGTGAAACGCCGCATCCTGATCGGTACTTATGTGCTGTCGGCAGGTTTCTATGATGCGTATTACACGCAGGCGCAGAAGGTCCGCACACTGGTCGCGCAGGATTTTGAAAAGGCTTGGGCGCATTGCGATGTGATCCTTGCGCCGACCACTCCGACAGCGAGCTTCCCGCTCGGCAGCCTGAACGATGATCCGCTGACGATGTATCTGAACGATGTGTTCGCTGTGCCAGCCTCGCTTGCGGGTCTTCCCGCAATGAGCGTGCCTGCGACGATCAACGCTGACGGTCTTCCGCTCGGCCTACAGCTCGTAGGCAAGCCGTTTGACGAGCAGATGGTGCTGAACGCAGGCCTCGCGATCCAGCAACGCAGCGGCTTCGATCACGCTCCGGCGAAGTGGTGGTAG
- the gatC gene encoding Asp-tRNA(Asn)/Glu-tRNA(Gln) amidotransferase subunit GatC, protein MSVDKQTVAKIASLARIKMGDEQLETMVPELNNILEWVEQLGEVNVDGVEPMSAVIPNELRLRDDVIDADPKTAGGRRDDVLANAPAAEHGFFGVPKVIE, encoded by the coding sequence ATGTCGGTAGACAAACAGACCGTTGCCAAGATCGCGAGCCTTGCTCGGATCAAGATGGGTGACGAACAACTCGAAACTATGGTGCCAGAGCTGAACAACATCCTTGAATGGGTGGAGCAGCTGGGCGAGGTCAACGTGGACGGCGTGGAGCCGATGAGTGCGGTCATCCCGAATGAACTGCGTTTGCGCGATGATGTGATTGACGCCGATCCGAAAACTGCTGGCGGGCGCCGCGATGATGTGCTCGCCAATGCGCCCGCTGCTGAACACGGATTTTTCGGCGTTCCTAAGGTGATCGAATAA
- a CDS encoding FKBP-type peptidyl-prolyl cis-trans isomerase produces MTEVTRVPIKPVAKGSLTKLWLGVIVAIALGAGLAWSATPKTFSIDTLVAGEGETPNVGDVAFVKYKGKMASNGEVFDESQDIPLPVQGLFPEGTPFPIEEGATIDGFFNALQKMQKGGKYEVYIPSEQAYGAEPPPGAPIPPNADLIFEIELVDFMTKDTFDRNLGILQQTMQQQQGGPGGPGGPGGPPPGGVPITPPGQ; encoded by the coding sequence ATGACCGAAGTTACCCGTGTTCCTATTAAGCCAGTAGCCAAAGGCTCACTTACCAAGCTGTGGCTCGGTGTTATCGTAGCCATTGCGCTGGGCGCTGGCCTTGCATGGTCCGCCACACCAAAGACTTTCAGCATCGACACCTTGGTCGCTGGAGAAGGCGAGACCCCGAATGTGGGCGACGTCGCTTTCGTGAAATACAAAGGCAAGATGGCATCGAACGGCGAAGTGTTCGACGAATCGCAGGATATTCCGCTGCCGGTTCAGGGCTTGTTCCCCGAAGGCACCCCTTTCCCGATTGAGGAAGGCGCGACGATCGACGGTTTCTTCAACGCGCTCCAGAAAATGCAGAAGGGCGGCAAATACGAAGTCTATATCCCGTCCGAGCAGGCTTACGGCGCAGAGCCGCCTCCCGGCGCGCCGATCCCGCCCAATGCAGATCTGATTTTCGAGATTGAGCTGGTTGATTTCATGACCAAGGATACGTTTGACCGTAACCTCGGCATTCTGCAGCAAACGATGCAGCAGCAACAGGGTGGTCCTGGCGGCCCCGGTGGACCGGGCGGTCCTCCTCCAGGAGGCGTGCCGATCACGCCTCCCGGTCAGTAA
- the rpsU gene encoding 30S ribosomal protein S21: MQIMVRDNNVDQALRALKKKLQREGVYREMKLRRHYEKPSEKRARDKAAAIRRARKLERKRMERDGVK, encoded by the coding sequence ATGCAAATCATGGTTCGCGATAACAATGTCGATCAGGCTCTCCGCGCGCTTAAGAAAAAGCTGCAGCGCGAAGGTGTTTATCGCGAAATGAAGCTGCGTCGCCACTATGAAAAGCCGAGCGAAAAGCGCGCCCGTGACAAGGCTGCTGCTATTCGCCGCGCTCGCAAGCTTGAGCGTAAGCGTATGGAGCGCGACGGCGTAAAGTAA